The Ornithorhynchus anatinus isolate Pmale09 chromosome 1, mOrnAna1.pri.v4, whole genome shotgun sequence genome includes a window with the following:
- the BATF gene encoding basic leucine zipper transcriptional factor ATF-like, whose amino-acid sequence MPHSSDSSDSSFSRSPPPSNKQDSSDDVRKVQRREKNRIAAQKSRQRQTQKADTLHLESEDLEKQNAALRKEIKQLTEEMKYFTSVLSSHEPLCSILTTTPPPPPEVVYSAHAFHQPHISSPRFQH is encoded by the exons ATGCCCCATAGCTCTGACAGCAGCGACTCCAGCTTCAGCCGTTCGCCTCCCCCTAGCAACAAGCAG GATTCCTCTGACGACGTGAGGAAGGTTCAGCGAAGAGAGAAAAACCGAATCGCAGCCCAGAAGAGCAGACAGAGGCAGACCCAGAAGGCAGACACCCTGCATTTG GAGAGTGAAGATCTGGAGAAGCAAAATGCGGCTCTGCGCAAGGAAATCAAGCAGTTGACGGAGGAGATGAAGTATTTTACCTCAGTCCTGAGCAGCCATGAGCCCCTGTGCTCCATCCTGACCACgacacccccgccaccccccgaagTGGTCTACAGTGCCCATGCTTTCCACCAGCCCCACATCAGCTCCCCACGCTTCCAGCACTGA